The following proteins are encoded in a genomic region of Oryza brachyantha chromosome 11, ObraRS2, whole genome shotgun sequence:
- the LOC102720283 gene encoding uncharacterized protein LOC102720283, translating into MVKATALVFFLGALLLSHAQTGESQPNCTFSDVRFAVERTGKAVGGQPEDRVTFSTACPCKLTGVRVWCDGVQDGPEQLDESKVEFDDGMCVLRQPIAAGSPLSFTYTSRTPVNFRLYSATADC; encoded by the exons ATGGTCAAGGCCACGGctctcgtcttcttcctcggcgCCCTCCTCCTCAGCCACGCGCAAACTG GTGAGAGCCAGCCGAACTGCACCTTCTCCGACGTGAGGTTCGCGGTGGAGAGGACGGGGAAGGCGGTGGGCGGCCAGCCGGAAGACCGGGTGACCTTCTCAACGGCGTGCCCGTGCAAGCTGACCGGCGTGCGCGTGTGGTGCGACGGCGTGCAGGACGGGCCCGAGCAGCTGGACGAGAGCAAGGTGGAGTTCGACGACGGGATGTGCGTGCTCAGGCagcccatcgccgccggctcgccgctcTCCTTCACCTACACCTCCAGGACGCCGGTGAACTTCCGGCTGTAcagcgccaccgccgactGCTGA
- the LOC102720185 gene encoding 11-beta-hydroxysteroid dehydrogenase A-like has translation MAKEAFVNGFLSVFMHVGLSLVLLVYLPVSFVCRMLSRLLVRPFVSGEDLRGKVVLVTGASSGIGEHLVYEYAKKGACVALTARTEIALRAVAKTARDLGSPDVLVVPADITKLDDAKRAVEETVAHFGKLNHLVANAGIWSSCFFEEITNITAFQNVIDLNFWGAVYPTYFALPYLKASRGNIVVTSSVAGRVPTARMSFYNASKGAVIRFYETLRAELGSHVRVTILTPGYVVSNLTMGKGIQKDGHVGIDEQARDINVGPLPVGKTEMLAKVVVAAVRRGDYYVTWPGWYWPFHMVMCAAPELVDWFSRAFYVSKSSDHGGAALSQKILDAVGGKKFLYPKTIRSQAIAAS, from the exons aTGGCGAAGGAGGCGTTCGTGAACGGGTTCCTGAGCGTGTTCATGCACGTGGGGCTGTCGCTGGTGCTGCTCGTCTACCTCCCCGTCTCCTTCGTCTGCCGCATGCTGTCCAGGCTGCTGGTCAGGcccttcgtctccggcgaggACCTCCGCGGCAAGGTGGTTCTCGTCAccggcgcctcctccggcATCGGCGAG CACCTGGTGTACGAGTACGCGAAGAAGGGGGCGTGCGTGGCGCTGACGGCGAGGACGGAGATCGCCCTGCGCGCGGTGGCGAAGACGGCGCGCGACCTCGGCTCGCCGGACGTCCTCGTCGTGCCCGCCGACATCACCAAGCTCGACGACGCCAAGCGCGCCGTCGAGGAGACCGTCGCCCACTTCGGCAAGC TGAATCACCTGGTGGCCAACGCAGGGATCTGGTCCAGCTGCTTCTTCGAAGAAATCACCAACATAACCGCCTTCCAAAACGTTATT GATCTCAACTTCTGGGGCGCCGTGTACCCGACCTACTTCGCGTTGCCCTACCTGAAAGCCAGCCGTGGCAACATCGTCGTCAcctcctccgtcgccggcAGGGTGCCGACGGCCAGGATGAGCTTCTACAAC GCGAGCAAGGGCGCGGTGATAAGGTTCTACGAGACCCTGAGGGCAGAGCTGGGGTCGCATGTCCGCGTCACCATCCTCACGCCGGGCTACGTCGTCTCCAACCTCACCATGGGCAAGGGCATCCAGAAGGACGGCCATGTCGGCATCGACGAGCAGGCTCGCGAC ATCAACGTGGGGCCGCTGCCGGTGGGGAAGACGGAGATGctggcgaaggtggtggtggcggcggtgcggcggggGGACTACTACGTGACATGGCCGGGGTGGTACTGGCCGTTCCACATGGTGATGTGCGCCGCGCCGGAGCTCGTCGACTGGTTCTCCCGGGCCTTCTACGTCTCCAAGTCCAgcgaccacggcggcgccgccctcaGCCAGAAGATCCTGGACGCCGTCGGCGGCAAGAAGTTCCTCTACCCCAAGACCATCCGCTCCCAGGCCATCGCCGCCAGCTAG